The Juglans regia cultivar Chandler chromosome 1, Walnut 2.0, whole genome shotgun sequence nucleotide sequence CCTGCACCATTCCGGCCTCTGCAGCGCACTTTGAGCTTCTCGATCCAGCCTAGGTTCATCCTGCGTGCTGCGTCTCCTGGAAGCCACCATCCGCATGTCTGCCCCTCAAGTCACTAGTGTTTTGCGTGAGTTTTCAGAACATTCTTTGTAGTTGCCGTGTCAGTTGGGTAATTCCAAGAATAcccatatatttttaacatcttttccacaatgccctgcaacattaacaaaatatcagaataaaatttagaatattaaacaGAATTTAACATTAAGTCAAGCATTAAactttactatataattaagtgcttaattcattttttgattaaacaaatcattcattttagcaacttaatcatgtaatttttaacactttatcaGACGCCATGAGAAGGTTTGAGCTTGCCTTTGCGTGACGACGTGTTCCCAGAGGACGTGACACCATTGTAGGTGTCGACGATGCTGTCATTGTTGGAGAGGCCGAAGGTGATGGCGCTGGAGTTTAGGGCGCAGGTGAGGTCGATCTCGGTGATGTCGAAGTAGCAGTAGGACGAGAACCAGTGGAAAATCCGGTTGAAGAGCTTGACAGGGGCGAACCGGAGTTCGGGTGGGAAGACTATTTGCGTCAGCATCAGCGTCGGCGTAGGACTGAAGGCGGTGCACAGAGAGCAGCGAGGAAGAGAAGGGCAGAAGGCGGTGCAAATGAGAAAGGAGCTAGCATACATAAGACCTTCATTCTCTGCGGTGGAGTGtctcttacaatattttttcttatatagcTTGAGTTGAATTGAGGGCTGTTTTTGTGGGATTTGCAGCCCGACCACTGTAAAGCTATTCTGAAagaatatatcaatacattttgGTACTACTGCTCGATCGATCGGACTTCACTTTAAATGACGGCATTCCAAAATTCAAGAAACAATGAAGGCATGCATtccacacacacaaatatatgaGTAAACCCTGCACGTCCAGATCACCGTTATAATTCTGTTCAAACTCCTTGTTTTTCCTGCTGGCTGGAAAAGCATTAACagtttagtattattattttcaccAGGGAGGAATACTAAAGCAAGCGAATCATTAATCATAGCATTtaccaattaatatatatgaaattaaaccCTTCGAGGTCGTAATTAAAAACTGAGTCGGTCGATCATCTACGTACGTgccagtagtagtagtagtagtagtagtacagCTGGTACTAGTGATCGAGAGGTGTTGGTCGATGATTCTCAGCCGCACGTCCACCCAGCCACCGATCATCGACCGAGTAGATGATCATGTCAATATTCAATATTGGATAATATATAGGCTAGCTAAGCACCCCTAGCCTATCCTGGCCATCTGATCGAGTAATTTCTTTTCCTTACATACAAaatctagctaattaattaattaagcctcTCGATCTTTTCTAGGGAGCACGCGTGCTACTTTCATTGCCTGGCCATCTATTATTTGGTTCTCGGTTCTTTTTCGTTGTTGAATttgaatgtatgtatgtattttagTGGATGCGCGCGGCGGGTTAGGCTTGAgtacttttctattttattataatttctacGTAAACATTTGCAGgagattgtaaataaattaattaatgatctagaaaattaattttaagccTAACGCGTGAGGTTAAAACATCAAtcgggggtttttttttttttttgtaatcgaGTAAAGGTATTCTCAAAACAGCGAGTTTATAACCTTCAGATCAATCTCTGAGAGAAGTCTAGCtaagtgctatatatatataaatgaataagttataattaattagtgcaTGTATGTACGTATAGAAGCCTTAATCAGCCGTATATGTTAACACAAATCTGTCAACTCGGAGCATAAACAAGGaacatatatttcatatatatatatatatatatggtaattgTTCTAAGCAGCCTCTTCAGATGGGTGCATGCATGCCTGCTGCCTCTTAAAGACTTTGTTGCTCTGATCTAATCCAATTTGGCCATATAGAAATACAGAGTGAATAAAAAGTCTCTGTTTCCTCAATGTACATTAACTCATGCTATATGCATCAATCATCTTcttaaatgacatttttgtaCCCTTTGAGATGATCTAAGACTTGCACAAGATCTGTGATCATGAGGCGGGTTAGATTTGGTGCTGCATGCTACTTatatgaccatatatatatgatcgatgCGGTGTAAAAAGTGACATATATTAGCTAGCTTCTGGGAAGACATTTTGACAACACATGATCGATCTCTCACACCCCTGGGCATGCAGCATTTGTGtcaatgctagctagctagctagcacgtCTGTTAAAAAGAGTTTTGAAACTACTTACTACATCCACCTGtatacatttgtttttttaacttgaGGAATGACTGCCCATACTAATACAAATAGGTTGAGTATATACGGAGCTGCATGGAGACTTGAGGGATTAGTAACTAATTAATAGTGACTCTCAATTTGACATGACAACGAGTACTTAGTAGTGCTAAATGCAGTACTATAGTAACTAATAgcaacaaaaagggaaaaatgaaTACAACACAACCAAATCGTTGTGATTGGTATAATGGCAACATGTTATTTCTAACTGGATTTGGATTTCACTGCATTACAGGTTATTGAAGAATCCTAAATTCAAACCAAGTTAGGGCacaataataacatttaaaataaattaccaAAGTACCTTTTTACTCCCTTCCAGTGCTCTTCTCTGATCTGGTTAGTTAGGCAACAGTCTAGCAAATTGCATTCACTTTCTTCCAAAGAAAGAGACAAATGAAAATCCCCATGTTGGAATATGTGAGTAATCCTAGTAACAATGAGTTATCATCGAGTTATGCAACATAACCACTTggggatataaaaaaaaaaggatcaagatacataacaaaactctttatGATGCTTATTAATGTTCAAACATGTCTTGCCCCACAGTGAAAGGCGTCTTCTTAAACAGGAGAAAGACCACATATTGGATtattttgaaaggaaaacaCAAAAGTAGTGCAGGATTTGCCAAAACCGTGACAAACAACACAAATAGACTTCACATGATTAAACAGGATAAATGGGATAGATTTCACCAAGTAGAGTTGGTGTCAGCTCTCCCAGCAGAGTCCAGAGCAGATACTATTAGGAATATTTTGAGTCCAGCCCAAGTAGAATACAACCAAGCATTAATTCTTAGACTGTTTGGCAAGCTTGAACCATTCAGTATGGAAAGATCCCTCCACATCAATCCTTTCATACGTATGAGCACCAAAATAGTCTCTTTGAGCTTGGACCAAATTAGCAGGCAATCTTTCCCTTCGGTAAGAATCAAAGTAAGCAAGACTGGCGGACATGCCCGGGGTGCTAATACCTGAGTTAATAGACAGGCACACAACTCGTCGCCAGGCGGATTGTCGCTCAATAATTTCCTTTGCAAACTCTGGATCCACAAGAAGGTTTGCCAGATCAGGGTtcctatcatatgccttcttAATTCTGTCCAGGAATATGGCTCGGATGATGCAACCCCCCTTCCAAATCCTAGCCAATTCCCCTAACTTCAGGTCCCACCCCTTCTCAATACTCTTTGCACGGATCAGATTCATTCCCTGTGCATAACTGCATATCTTGGATGCATAAAGAGCTTTCCTTACATCATCGACCAACTTCTTCTTGTCAACAGCTTGGTCAGTCAAGATATCACCAAACCCACCAGATTTGAAGACTTTGGCAGCTTCAACTCTTTCCGCCTTTAATCCACTGAGGAATCTTGCGTCCAAAGAAGATTCGATTGTGGGAGCTGCAACTGATAGGTCAGCAGCTTGCTGTACGGTCCATTTGCCAGTACCCTTCATGCCAGTTTTGTCCAGAACCTTGTCAACCAAATATCCCTCACCCTTATCATCCTTAATTCCAAATATATCTGCAGTGATCTCGATCAAGAAGCTCAGAAGTTCCCCCTTGTTCCATTCTGAAAAAACACTCTGAAGCTCCTCATTTGACAACTTTCCAACAGATTTCAGTACATCATAAGCCTCTGCAATCAGCTGCATATCACCATACTCAATTCCATTATGAATCATCTTAACAAAATTACCTGAGCCACCTTTGCCTATGTAAGTCACACAGGGGCCACTGTCTCGAACTTGAGCAGCAACTTTAAGAAGAATGTCTTCGATGTTCTTGTAAGCCTCGAAGGACCCTCCAGGCATCAAAGAGGGTCCATGTCGAGCACCCTCCTCACCACCTGAAACTCCCATTCCAAGGTACAGTAAACCCAATTCGGCCATggctttctctcttctctcagtGTTCTCATACCACTCATTACCACCATCAATGATACAATCACCCTTCTCCAGGTAAACAGAGAGGGTCTTTATGGTTTGGTCAACAGGTGCCCCGGCCTTAACTAGCATAATGATGACACGAGGTTTCTGGATGGAGTGCACAAAAGATTCGGGATCATGGAAACCAAATAGAGGAAGATCTCCTTCCTTCTTAGCTCGC carries:
- the LOC108988132 gene encoding 6-phosphogluconate dehydrogenase, decarboxylating 2, producing MAAPSQPTRIGLAGLAVMGQNLALNIAEKGFPISVYNRTTSKVDETVERAKKEGDLPLFGFHDPESFVHSIQKPRVIIMLVKAGAPVDQTIKTLSVYLEKGDCIIDGGNEWYENTERREKAMAELGLLYLGMGVSGGEEGARHGPSLMPGGSFEAYKNIEDILLKVAAQVRDSGPCVTYIGKGGSGNFVKMIHNGIEYGDMQLIAEAYDVLKSVGKLSNEELQSVFSEWNKGELLSFLIEITADIFGIKDDKGEGYLVDKVLDKTGMKGTGKWTVQQAADLSVAAPTIESSLDARFLSGLKAERVEAAKVFKSGGFGDILTDQAVDKKKLVDDVRKALYASKICSYAQGMNLIRAKSIEKGWDLKLGELARIWKGGCIIRAIFLDRIKKAYDRNPDLANLLVDPEFAKEIIERQSAWRRVVCLSINSGISTPGMSASLAYFDSYRRERLPANLVQAQRDYFGAHTYERIDVEGSFHTEWFKLAKQSKN